Below is a genomic region from Coriobacteriia bacterium.
CTCATCGAGAAGACCACCATCGCCGATGAGGACGAGCTGATGCTCCTTGTGGCCGATGCCGGCGGCGAGGACCTCGAGGACGGCGGGGACGAGGAGTGGATCGTCTACACCACCCCCGGTGACCTCGCCTCGGTGAGCGCGGCACTTGAGGCCGCAGGTGTCGCGGTCCGCGGTGCCGAGCTCGTTATGGAGGCGACGACCCCTGCCGCAGTCACCGTCGAGGAAGCCAAGAAGGTCATGAGGCTCGTCGACAAGCTCGAGGAGTCCGACGACATCCAAAACGTCTACACGACGATGGACATCACCGACGAGATCGCCGCCGCGCTCGACGCCTGACCCGGCTCGGCTTGCCTCGCAGGCGCTCAACTTTACGGCGTCAGGGGCTGCTGCTACCCTGAACATATGTTCGATTGGGAGCGATGAGGGGCGGTGACTGCGTGATCATCCTTGGTATCGACCCGGGGCTCGCCAACACGGGCTGGGGTGTCGTCGATCAAGATGGTTCTCGCTGTTCGGCTCTTGCATACGGCTGCATCTCCACGCCTGCCCAGCAACCCCTCGCTCAGCGGCTCACCGTCATCCACAACGAGATTCGCGCGGTCATTGAACGCTATTCGCCAGCCGAGTGCGCGATCGAAAGCGTGTTCTTCGGAAGTAACGCGAAGAGCGCGTTCGCGACGGGCCAGGCGCGCGGCGTGGCGCTGCTCGCGACCGCCGATGCCCAGCTTGAACTTGGCGAGTACTCGCCCGTTCAGGTGAAGAGCGTGGTGGTCGGCAGCGGTACGGCAGACAAGCACCAAGTCGCGTACATGGTTCGCACCCTTCTGTGCCTGGACCACGATCCCAAGCCCGATCACGCGTCGGACGCTCTGGCGATTGCGATCACCCATGCCCATCTGCGTGCACATGCCGCGCTCGAGAGGCGCGGCGCATGATCGCGTTTCTCACCGGTCGTGTCGCCCACAAGGGCGCGGGCCACTGCCTCCTCGAGGTCGGCGGAATCGGCTATCGACTTGCGATGTCGACCGCCTCGCTGTCCTCGCTGCCCGCGCTCGGCGACGAGGTGTTGGTCCACACACATCTGCACGTGCGTGAGGATGAACTCTCGCTGTTCGGCTTCGAGAGTGAGGCCGAGAAGGCGGCGTTCGAAGCGCTCATCACCGTCTCGGGAGTGGGGCCGAAGGTTGCCCTGGCGGCGCTCTCGGCGCTCTCCCCTGAGGAAATCGCATCCGCAGTCGCCATGGAAGATGTGGCGACAATCTCCAGCGTGCCCGGAATCGGCACGAAGACGGCGCAGCGAATCATCCTCGATCTGAAGGACAAACTCGGGCCCACAGCGGACTCCGGTGCCGCATCGGGCCGGCGTGGCGCCGGGGCCGCACTGGCCGAAGCGACTGATGCGCTACTCGGCATGGGCTTCTCGGCAGCGGAGGCCTCTGCTGCGCTCAAGGGTGCGTCCTCTGATGCCGGTGCGCAGGAACTCCTGCGCCACGCGCTGGTACGGCTCGGCGGTGGCCGATGAGCACCGTATGGGAGGCGGGTGCGACGCCGGCTCCCGGTGACGGCGACCCGGAGCGCCTGGTCTCGGCGGGCTTCACCGAAGACGATCTGGAGATCGATCGCTCGCTGCGTCCGCGAAACCTGTCGGAGTATTTGGGACAGACCCGCGTCAAGGAGAACCTCTCGGTGCTCATCGAGGCGGCGCGAGGCCGCGATGAGCCGCTGGATCACATTCTGCTGTCAGGCCCCCCGGGGCTTGGGAAGACCACACTCGCGCAGGTCATCGCCAACGAACTCGGAGTGCGGCTCAAGACCACGAGCGGGCCGGCCATCGAGCGCGCCGGCGATCTCGCTGCCATTCTCACGAACCTGGAAGAACGCGATGTGCTCTTCATCGACGAGATTCATCGGCTCAACCGCGTCGTGGAAGAAGTGCTCTACCCCGCGATGGAGGACTTCACGCTCGACATCGTCATCGGGAAGGGTCCCGCAGCGCGTTCCATTCGCCTGGAGCTGCCGCGTTTCACGCTCATCGGTGCGACGACGCGTACCGGGCTGTTGACCGGCCCCCTGCGCGACAGATTCGGTATGGCGTTCCGGCTCGACTACTACACGCCTGATGAGCTGTGCTCGATCGTGTCGCGCAGTGCCGGCATACTCGGGGTCGAGGTCGACGCCGAGGGCGCGCAAGAGATGGCCAGGCGCAGTAGGGGGACTCCCAGACTTGCGAATCGGCTTCTCAAGCGCGTCCGCGACTTTGCGCAGGTTCGACACGACGGCGTCATCAACGAGGACATCGCCGCTGAGGCGCTCGCGTTCTTCGAGGTCGACCACCTTGGACTGGATTCGATGGACAACCGCATCCTCTCCACGCTCGCAGCGACGTTCTCGGGCAGGCCGGTCGGGCTCAACACGCTGGCCAGCGCCGTTGGCGAGGAGCCCGATACCCTCGAGGACGTCTACGAGCCGTATCTGCTCCAACTTGGACTGCTCGTGCGTACTCCCAAGGGGCGACAAGCGACGATGCGCGCGTTCGAGCACCTCGGCCTCGCAGTGCCCGCTTCGGCGCCGGACCAATCGGGGTTGTTCTGATGAGCGATCTGCCCACACACCTGCGCTCCGTGGATGAACTTTCGCCCGAGGATCGCGAGGAGTTCGAGCGGGCGCTGGACAGCGGCGTCAGTGAGCTGCCGCCCAACCACCCCAAGGGCATACTCGGTGAGAAGGGCGCGGACCTGCGCCAGGTCGAGTCGTACGAGCCGGATCTAAACGCAGGCCTTCTCCAGGAGAACGATTGGGGCGTTCGGTGGCTCAGTATCCTGCTGGGTTTCCTGATTTTCTTTCCGGTGGGATACGTCCTGCTCTGGATATCGCCACGCATTCCGCTCCGCATCAAGCTCGTGGTGAGTGCTGCCGTCGCCGTGGTGCTCACGCTGCTCTTCCTCGTAATCCCGAGGGTATGACGAGATGAAGGCTGAAGTCGCCGGTCGTTCGCTCCGGCTGCAGCCACTCTGGGCACGGGTCGATGCGAACCGCACAAAACTCACGATATTCGTCGCATTGTTCGTGTCGGGCTCGGCTGTGCTGCTCACGGCGGCGCTCGTCGCTACGCCCGGAGCGTTGATCGGCCTCGTGTTCGCCGATGAGTTCGGCGACTACTGGCGGGGACTTGCCCTCGTGGTGGGCATCGCGCTGATGGTGCTGCTCGTGGTAGGCGGCTTGCTTTCGGCGGTTCAACTGTCCAACGCCGAGGATTGGGTGCGCAACCGCTTCGGGGGGCGTGACCTCGGGGAGGGGGAGGGCCGCGAGCTGCGCAGGGTGACCGCTGACATGGCTATCGCAGCCGGGCTGCCCGAACCGCCCGCGATTCTGGTGCTCACCACCGACAGCCAGAACGCGTTCGCGATCGGGACCGTCCGAAAGCGGGCCACCATCGGCATCACGGAGGGCATGCTCGCAGACTACTCTCCCGAGGAGCTGCGAGCTGTCATCGCTACGCTGACTGCGAGAATCGTCGCAGGAGACATCATGTTCGGCACCGCGCTGGCCGCGCTTATGGGGCCGATTCGTGCCGTCCGTGAGTCGCGCCACGTCGCAGGCGGTGCGGCGAACGGTTGCGCCGACACGGGCTGCGGCGATCCCGGCTGCACCCTGGGTGGGTTCGATGGTTGCGCCGACGCCGGAAGCGGGTGTCTCGACCTCGGGGCGGACGACTCCGGCTGCGCGGGAGCGATCGCGATGGTTGTGTTCGCAGCGGTTGTCATCGCGGTGACCTACGTGGCGGTGGTGACTGCAGCGTGGATCGTGACCTTGTGGGGCCGGGCGCTCAACCGGGCCAGCTACGAGAAGGCGGATGCCGAGGGGATGCTCTTGCTCAAGGATCCCATCTCGATGATCTCGGCGCTCAGGAAAGCGATACGCTCGTCGACCCTGGTCGCCGACGGCGATCAGTCCTACGACGGGATCTTCTACGCCCCCACCAGCGGGACGCCGCGGGTCGAACGCGCGGAACGTCGCAGATTCACTCGGCTGTGCGAGGTTCTCGGGGTTGAGGGTCTCCAGGCGACGCTCGGAGAGTGATTTCCGTCACAGACGGACACGCCCGGCTGCGAACCGGATTGGGGAAGGGTAATCTCGTAAGCGGAGAGTCGATGAGTCGCGAAAGGGAGCGCTCGGCGTGCAGTACCAGTCAGACTACATCCTGCGCATAATCGAGCAGATGGGTTCCGCTCTGCGTGAGGCGTTCGTTCGCTTCCGCGGAGGAGCTGACGTGTCTGAGCCGCTTGAAATCATCGGCGAGGCCATTGGGCTCGTTGTCGACATGGATCCCAGTCTCTTTCTGCGGTTGTCTCCGCAGTCGATGGTGTCCTTCGTCGAGATCGCCGGGTTCGACGACAGGCTTGTGATGAAGCTTGTCGAGGCACTCGAACTTGAAGCGGACATCTTCGATTCCGAGGGCGACATCATCCTGGCGACCGTGAGGCGCGAACAGGCGCACGCACTCAACGGTGCGCTTGACCCTTCACGCGCCAACTAGAGGTTTGGCGTCACCCATGACTTCGTGTTGGCTGAACGCTACGGCCGCGCCACCCGTGCGGGGCGACGCGGCCGCTGTTTGAGCAGGTGGAGGTCGGTCTAGACGGTGGTCTCTGCGGTCCAGACGCCGTGGAGGTTGCAGCTGGCAACCGCCATGAGCTTCGTGTCCGGGTCCAGGTGAAGCGTGACCTGTACCTTCGGGTCGACGGCGACGGCCGACAGGTCGAAGCGCGCGATAGGGACGTGATTCGCCAGCAACTCAATGTAGTTGATGAAGTGGTCTGCGGTGTTGGGGTGCCCAACGTAGTGCCCGACAGCGACCGTGACGTTCACAGTGTCGCCATCGCGTGCGGCATCGATGAACGGCGTGTGCTTCTTGGTGAAGTCGTCTGCCGTGTCGAAGTCCTCCATGCGGTGGAAGCCGCCGAGGACGGGAGCGTCGCTCATGTGGAGCTCCTTTCGTATCATTCGCGGATGTGACCCGGCCGTTCGCCGGTAGAACGCTATATACCCGAGTGACAGCATGACAGAATCCCCAAAGAGGTCTTTCTGCACCGAAGTGATCCGCGCCGGTGCGTACCAACGAGAGAGGTCGGAGCGAATGAGTGACCCGATGAGCATTGCGCGCCGTGAGGATGCGGTTCTGGTCGTCGTCGACATCCAGGAACGACTCGCGGTGACGATGGAGCGCCGCGAGGCAGTGATCGCCACGACATCCCGTCTGATGCGAACCACGGCGCTTGTGGGCGTCCCGATCATCGTGACGCGTCAGTACCCGAAGGGGCTTGGCGACATCGAGCCGGAGCTTCGTCAGTGCGCTGAGGCGATGTCTCAGACGGTGTCAGTGGAGTGGGCCGATAAGGTCGCGTTCGACTGCTTTCGTGAGCCGTCGTTTGTTGAGCTTATCCGAGCGGCCGATCGATCGCAGCTCATCATCTGCGGGATGGAGAGCCACATCTGCATCGCACAGACCGCGCTATCGGCGCTGCGTGCCGATCATGAGGTCCACGTCGTCGCGGACGCGTGCTGTTCGCGCGCCATGAGTGCACACGAAACCGCCCTGGCGCGTCTCGGCCGTGCGGGCGCCATCGTGACCACCACCGAGTCTGTCATGTACGAACTCGTCGGCGCGGCGGGAACCGACGAGTTCAAGTCGCTTCTCGGGATCGTGAAGGCCTGAGCGAACGCTTCTCGGAGGGGTGTGGAGACCGCGTGGAGCGCGCGAGTCGCGTGATACGATGACCGCGCTCAGGGCTCGATGGGCCCGCATCACGCGAGAAGGGTAGTCGCATGGCAGGCTTCATCTCAGGGGTTCGGCGGGCGATCGCGCGAGATTCGCGCATCGCGGTCCGCTTGGTCGCGCTCACGGCCGTCCTCGCGCTGACGCTGGGTCCGGCCGTGGCGATGGGGGCGGCTGCGAAAGCGCCGGCGGCAGGTGGCCCGATCGACGTACAGATGTGGTCCGAAGCCGGTCAACTCATTGTGATCAGCGCCGTGACCGTCCCGCAGGACGTCAAGCTCCCTGCGACCGTACGTATTCCCGTGCCGGCAGGCGCGACCGTTCAGTGGGCCGGTGAGGTGCTTGGCGGCGACCTCGCGGCGGACCCCTCACGTAAGTACAAGATCGTGAAGAGCCCGGTTGGTGGCGAGTACGCCGAGTTCACCCTCGAGGAGACGAGAAGCGCCCAGGTGGACGCCG
It encodes:
- the ruvA gene encoding Holliday junction branch migration protein RuvA, producing the protein MIAFLTGRVAHKGAGHCLLEVGGIGYRLAMSTASLSSLPALGDEVLVHTHLHVREDELSLFGFESEAEKAAFEALITVSGVGPKVALAALSALSPEEIASAVAMEDVATISSVPGIGTKTAQRIILDLKDKLGPTADSGAASGRRGAGAALAEATDALLGMGFSAAEASAALKGASSDAGAQELLRHALVRLGGGR
- the ruvB gene encoding Holliday junction branch migration DNA helicase RuvB encodes the protein MSTVWEAGATPAPGDGDPERLVSAGFTEDDLEIDRSLRPRNLSEYLGQTRVKENLSVLIEAARGRDEPLDHILLSGPPGLGKTTLAQVIANELGVRLKTTSGPAIERAGDLAAILTNLEERDVLFIDEIHRLNRVVEEVLYPAMEDFTLDIVIGKGPAARSIRLELPRFTLIGATTRTGLLTGPLRDRFGMAFRLDYYTPDELCSIVSRSAGILGVEVDAEGAQEMARRSRGTPRLANRLLKRVRDFAQVRHDGVINEDIAAEALAFFEVDHLGLDSMDNRILSTLAATFSGRPVGLNTLASAVGEEPDTLEDVYEPYLLQLGLLVRTPKGRQATMRAFEHLGLAVPASAPDQSGLF
- the ruvC gene encoding crossover junction endodeoxyribonuclease RuvC, which produces MIILGIDPGLANTGWGVVDQDGSRCSALAYGCISTPAQQPLAQRLTVIHNEIRAVIERYSPAECAIESVFFGSNAKSAFATGQARGVALLATADAQLELGEYSPVQVKSVVVGSGTADKHQVAYMVRTLLCLDHDPKPDHASDALAIAITHAHLRAHAALERRGA
- a CDS encoding isochorismatase family protein, with protein sequence MSIARREDAVLVVVDIQERLAVTMERREAVIATTSRLMRTTALVGVPIIVTRQYPKGLGDIEPELRQCAEAMSQTVSVEWADKVAFDCFREPSFVELIRAADRSQLIICGMESHICIAQTALSALRADHEVHVVADACCSRAMSAHETALARLGRAGAIVTTTESVMYELVGAAGTDEFKSLLGIVKA
- a CDS encoding M48 family metalloprotease, translated to MKAEVAGRSLRLQPLWARVDANRTKLTIFVALFVSGSAVLLTAALVATPGALIGLVFADEFGDYWRGLALVVGIALMVLLVVGGLLSAVQLSNAEDWVRNRFGGRDLGEGEGRELRRVTADMAIAAGLPEPPAILVLTTDSQNAFAIGTVRKRATIGITEGMLADYSPEELRAVIATLTARIVAGDIMFGTALAALMGPIRAVRESRHVAGGAANGCADTGCGDPGCTLGGFDGCADAGSGCLDLGADDSGCAGAIAMVVFAAVVIAVTYVAVVTAAWIVTLWGRALNRASYEKADAEGMLLLKDPISMISALRKAIRSSTLVADGDQSYDGIFYAPTSGTPRVERAERRRFTRLCEVLGVEGLQATLGE